Proteins co-encoded in one Malus sylvestris chromosome 7, drMalSylv7.2, whole genome shotgun sequence genomic window:
- the LOC126630423 gene encoding trihelix transcription factor ENAP2-like isoform X2 — translation MDRRTRTHAPAGREDCWNEADTEALITAWGDRYVHLNHGILRQKEWKEVADAVNSTQNGGVKPSKTDVQCRNRIDTLKKKYKLEKSKPGPSKWPFYRRLHSLICSTPSNATVSTESKPPILALTGKSPDPSPYPLKGSRRDDGGDEAAGLSGGAACRELARAISRFGEMYERIEISKRKQMMELEKQRMEFDKELELQRLNMFMDVQVELGKKMKLPKYSHASGKKS, via the exons ATGGACCGCCGAACCCGTACCCACGCCCCGGCTGGCCGCGAGGACTGTTGGAACGAGGCTGACACGGAGGCACTAATAACGGCCTGGGGCGACCGTTACGTCCATTTAAACCACGGCATCCTCCGTCAGAAAGAGTGGAAGGAGGTGGCTGACGCCGTTAATTCCACTCAAAATGGCGGCGTCAAGCCGTCCAAGACAGACGTCCAGTGCAGGAACCGCATCGACACGTTGAAGAAAAAGTACAAGCTGGAGAAGTCGAAGCCCGGCCCGTCCAAGTGGCCCTTCTACCGCCGCCTCCACTCCCTAATCTGCTCAACTCCCTCAAACGCCACCGTATCTACCGAATCAAAACCCCCAATCCTCGCTCTCACTGGCAAATCCCCCGACCCAAGTCCTTATCCCCTCAAAGGGTCTCGCCGCGACGACGGTGGTGATGAGGCGGCGGGGTTATCGGGTGGAGCGGCGTGCAGGGAATTGGCGAGGGCAATTTCGAGATTTGGGGAAATGTACGAGAGGATTGAGATTTCGAAGAGGAAGCAGATGATGGAGCTGGAGAAGCAGAGAATGGAGTTCGACAAGGAGCTCGAGTTGCAGAGGTTGAATATGTTCATGGATGTTCAGGTGGAGCtcgggaagaagatgaagctcccAAAGTACTCACATGCTTCAG GGAAGAAATCGTAG
- the LOC126630426 gene encoding LOB domain-containing protein 21-like, translating to MKGSHEPRSSSSCAACKTLKRRCSPTCIFAPYFHSDDPKKFAQVHKVFGASNVSKILTEVPEDQREDTVNSLAYEAEARLRDPVYGCIGAISMLQRKMIQLQHDLAVARARLACYAPKNSPSLSSCSSSCCAMLDEATFTGFPAWSGLNSNNFCQNSSDLISQHGQASDFSYPSYIL from the coding sequence ATGAAGGGAAGTCATGAGCCCCGTTCAAGCTCCTCTTGCGCAGCTTGCAAGACACTGAAGAGAAGATGCAGTCCCACCTGCATTTTCGCACCCTATTTCCACTCCGACGATCCCAAAAAATTCGCCCAAGTTCACAAAGTGTTCGGGGCGAGCAATGTGAGCAAGATCCTAACCGAAGTCCCCGAGGATCAGCGCGAGGACACGGTGAATTCGCTGGCCTACGAGGCAGAAGCGAGGCTGAGAGACCCTGTTTACGGCTGCATTGGCGCCATATCGATGTTGCAAAGGAAGATGATTCAGTTGCAGCATGATCTGGCCGTTGCTCGAGCTCGTCTCGCTTGCTATGCTCCGAAGAATTCGCCCTCGTTGTCGTCGTGctcttcttcttgttgtgccatGTTAGATGAGGCTACTTTCACTGGATTTCCTGCTTGGAGTGGATTAAATAGTAACAATTTCTGCCAGAATTCATCTGATTTGATCAGCCAGCATGGACAAGCTAGTGATTTTAGCTATCCTTCATATATACTGTGA
- the LOC126630423 gene encoding trihelix transcription factor ENAP2-like isoform X1, giving the protein MDRRTRTHAPAGREDCWNEADTEALITAWGDRYVHLNHGILRQKEWKEVADAVNSTQNGGVKPSKTDVQCRNRIDTLKKKYKLEKSKPGPSKWPFYRRLHSLICSTPSNATVSTESKPPILALTGKSPDPSPYPLKGSRRDDGGDEAAGLSGGAACRELARAISRFGEMYERIEISKRKQMMELEKQRMEFDKELELQRLNMFMDVQVELGKKMKLPKYSHASGAAIAESLMSSFLVIFDR; this is encoded by the coding sequence ATGGACCGCCGAACCCGTACCCACGCCCCGGCTGGCCGCGAGGACTGTTGGAACGAGGCTGACACGGAGGCACTAATAACGGCCTGGGGCGACCGTTACGTCCATTTAAACCACGGCATCCTCCGTCAGAAAGAGTGGAAGGAGGTGGCTGACGCCGTTAATTCCACTCAAAATGGCGGCGTCAAGCCGTCCAAGACAGACGTCCAGTGCAGGAACCGCATCGACACGTTGAAGAAAAAGTACAAGCTGGAGAAGTCGAAGCCCGGCCCGTCCAAGTGGCCCTTCTACCGCCGCCTCCACTCCCTAATCTGCTCAACTCCCTCAAACGCCACCGTATCTACCGAATCAAAACCCCCAATCCTCGCTCTCACTGGCAAATCCCCCGACCCAAGTCCTTATCCCCTCAAAGGGTCTCGCCGCGACGACGGTGGTGATGAGGCGGCGGGGTTATCGGGTGGAGCGGCGTGCAGGGAATTGGCGAGGGCAATTTCGAGATTTGGGGAAATGTACGAGAGGATTGAGATTTCGAAGAGGAAGCAGATGATGGAGCTGGAGAAGCAGAGAATGGAGTTCGACAAGGAGCTCGAGTTGCAGAGGTTGAATATGTTCATGGATGTTCAGGTGGAGCtcgggaagaagatgaagctcccAAAGTACTCACATGCTTCAGGTGCCGCCATTGCTGAGAGCCTCATGAGTAGTTTCTTGGTTATATTTGACCGTTAA